The following proteins are co-located in the Amphiprion ocellaris isolate individual 3 ecotype Okinawa chromosome 7, ASM2253959v1, whole genome shotgun sequence genome:
- the lhx1a gene encoding LIM/homeobox protein Lhx1 — translation MVHCAGCERPILDRFLLNVLDRAWHVKCVQCCECKCNLTEKCFSREGRLYCKNDFFRRFGTKCGGCSQGISPNDLVRRARSKVFHLNCFTCMMCNKQLSTGEELYIIDENKFVCKDDYLSNASVKDSNLLSVTACSDPSLSPDSQDQLQDDVVLKDTEIAALSDKETVNNENDDQNLGGKRRGPRTTIKAKQLETLKAAFAATPKPTRHIREQLAQETGLNMRVIQVWFQNRRSKERRMKQLSALGARRHAFFRSPRRMRTLVDRLEPGELIPNGPFSYYGDYQSEYYGPGGNYDFFPQGPPSSQAQTPVDLPFVPSSGPTGTPLGGMDHPLPGHHPSSEVQRFSDIMSHHPGDSPSPEPGIPGPLHSISSEVFGPSPPFTSLSLNGSGYNNHLSHPPSEMNEGTVW, via the exons ATGGTCCACTGCGCCGGCTGCGAGAGGCCTATCCTGGACCGCTTTCTGCTCAACGTGCTGGACAGAGCCTGGCACGTCAAGTGCGTGCAGTGCTGCGAGTGCAAATGTAATTTGACAGAGAAATGTTTTTCTCGAGAGGGGAGACTGTACTGCAAAAATGATTTCTTTAG GCGGTTCGGCACTAAGTGTGGCGGCTGTTCGCAGGGCATCTCTCCTAACGACCTGGTCCGGAGGGCCCGGAGCAAAGTGTTTCACCTCAACTGCTTCACCTGCATGATGTGCAATAAGCAGCTCTCCACCGGGGAGGAGCTCTACATCATAGACGAAAACAAATTCGTTTGCAAAGACGATTACCTAAGCAACGCCAGTGTAAAAGACTCCAACCTCCTCTCAG TAACGGCATGCAGCGATCCGAGTTTATCACCGGACTCTCAAGACCAGCTACAGGACGATGTGGTCCTAAAGGACACGGAGATCGCCGCCCTGTCCGACAAGGAGACGGTGAACAACGAGAACGACGACCAGAACCTGGGAGGGAAGCGGCGCGGCCCCCGGACCACCATCAAGGCCAAGCAGCTGGAGACACTGAAGGCCGCGTTCGCCGCCACCCCCAAACCCACCAGACACATCAGGGAACAGCTGGCCCAGGAGACCGGCCTCAACATGCGGGTCATCCAG GTCTGGTTCCAGAACCGACGTTCCAAAGAGAGGCGCATGAAGCAGCTGAGCGCGCTGGGCGCCCGGAGACACGCGTTTTTCCGGAGCCCGAGGAGGATGAGAACGCTGGTGGACCGGCTGGAGCCCGGAGAGCTCATCCCCAACGGGCCCTTCTCCTACTACGGAG ATTATCAAAGCGAGTACTACGGCCCAGGAGGAAACTACGACTTCTTCCCTCAGGGGCCTCCATCATCGCAGGCCCAGACCCCCGTTGATCTCCCCTTCGTGCCCTCCTCAGGCCCCACAGGCACCCCCCTCGGAGGTATGGACCACCCCCTGCCAGGCCACCACCCCTCCAGTGAGGTGCAGCGCTTCTCTGATATCATGTCCCACCACCCAGGGGACTCTCCCAGCCCGGAGCCTGGCATCCCAGGGCCCCTGCACAGCATCTCCTCCGAGGTGTTCGGCCCTAGTCCACCCTTTACCTCACTGTCGCTGAATGGCAGCGGATACAACAACCACCTGTCCCACCCGCCCTCGGAAATGAACGAGGGCACTGTTTGGTAG